One segment of Halomonas sp. TD01 DNA contains the following:
- a CDS encoding PAS domain-containing hybrid sensor histidine kinase/response regulator, translated as MTCSGLASSQRVKATIASFQYCLEELEVERNRYKWLFENALHGIFQASLSGKLRAANPALAAMLDDSSVVHTLERCARFDALFVNASTGQQLRDLLLAQGHVTGQTTWLQGASGHQVPVAITLIRKPAELAGDEDLIEGFVADITERERARQHLETLNAHLEARVADRTQALERLNEELRSARDAAEFANQSKDRYLAAASHDLLQPMNAARLLVASLQERLTNSDNLALIESVQNSLEGAEAILSDLLDISRLDHGQVQPQLRHFKLDDILSNLADEFTPVAQRKGLTLRYVPSHQAVTSDPYLLSRIVRNFLANACRYTHRGGICLGVRRHGDDSLAVQVVDSGIGIPESDYRLIFREFHQLNATRARDRQGVGLGLAIVERISQRLEHPLSVRSAPGQGSCFAVTVPRASGISFSQAPAPSAPLSADDEFEGLRVLILDNEPTILQGMALLLTEWKISCDTALDVDTAKACQEAPDMLLVDLHLDDHMTGLEAIRQLRQHWHDPHLPAAILSADRSDHWQRRLRHAGVPQLNKPVRPGKLRALLRSLLNG; from the coding sequence GTGACCTGCTCGGGCTTGGCCAGCAGTCAGCGCGTAAAAGCTACTATCGCGAGCTTTCAGTACTGCTTAGAAGAGCTTGAGGTTGAGCGCAACCGTTATAAATGGCTGTTCGAGAACGCGCTACACGGTATTTTTCAGGCATCGCTGTCCGGCAAACTGCGCGCTGCCAATCCGGCGCTTGCCGCCATGCTCGATGATAGTAGCGTGGTGCATACGCTCGAACGCTGTGCGCGCTTTGACGCGCTGTTTGTTAACGCATCTACTGGTCAACAGCTGCGCGACCTGCTGCTCGCGCAAGGGCACGTAACGGGCCAAACCACCTGGCTGCAAGGCGCCTCCGGGCATCAGGTACCCGTGGCAATTACATTAATACGTAAGCCCGCCGAGCTTGCTGGAGACGAAGACCTGATCGAAGGCTTTGTGGCAGATATTACCGAACGTGAGCGCGCCCGCCAGCATTTAGAAACACTCAATGCCCACCTGGAGGCACGGGTAGCAGACCGAACCCAGGCGCTTGAACGGCTCAACGAGGAGCTTAGAAGCGCCCGCGATGCCGCTGAGTTTGCTAACCAAAGCAAAGACCGCTACCTAGCTGCCGCTAGCCATGACCTGCTGCAACCCATGAACGCTGCACGCTTATTGGTAGCCTCGCTACAGGAGCGGTTGACTAACAGCGATAATTTGGCTCTGATTGAGAGTGTACAAAACTCACTGGAAGGTGCCGAAGCAATTCTTTCCGATCTGTTGGACATTTCACGACTGGATCACGGCCAGGTACAGCCACAACTACGCCACTTTAAACTCGACGATATCCTCAGCAATCTGGCTGATGAATTTACCCCTGTGGCCCAGCGCAAGGGGCTAACACTGCGCTACGTGCCTTCTCATCAAGCAGTGACAAGCGACCCTTATCTACTCAGCCGCATTGTGCGCAACTTTCTTGCTAACGCCTGCCGCTATACCCATCGGGGCGGCATCTGCCTGGGTGTCCGCCGTCATGGCGACGACAGCCTGGCCGTTCAGGTTGTCGATAGCGGTATTGGTATTCCCGAAAGTGACTACCGGCTTATTTTTCGCGAGTTTCACCAACTTAATGCTACCCGTGCGCGGGACCGCCAGGGCGTTGGCCTAGGGCTTGCGATTGTGGAACGGATTAGCCAGCGCCTTGAGCATCCGCTCTCTGTGCGCTCAGCACCCGGCCAAGGCTCCTGCTTTGCTGTTACGGTGCCCCGTGCCAGCGGAATTTCCTTTAGCCAAGCCCCCGCTCCCAGCGCGCCGCTCTCCGCTGACGATGAGTTTGAAGGTCTTCGCGTGCTGATCCTGGATAATGAGCCAACAATTTTGCAAGGCATGGCGCTGCTGTTAACTGAATGGAAAATCAGTTGCGATACTGCCCTGGATGTCGATACCGCTAAAGCCTGCCAGGAAGCACCGGATATGCTGCTCGTCGACCTTCACTTAGATGACCATATGACTGGCTTGGAAGCTATTCGCCAACTTCGCCAGCACTGGCACGACCCGCATCTGCCAGCCGCTATTCTCAGCGCCGACCGCTCTGACCACTGGCAGAGACGGTTGCGTCATGCTGGCGTGCCGCAGTTAAACAAACCCGTTCGCCCCGGCAAACTGCGCGCGCTGCTGCGTAGCCTGCTTAATGGCTAG
- the ercA gene encoding alcohol dehydrogenase-like regulatory protein ErcA: MTSPLTQLRKFVAPEIIFGDGARHAAGNYVTTFGAEKVLLVSDPGVLLAGWVADIEAKLLEANIAVVRFTAVSPNPRVDEIMAGAELYRETGCKAIVAVGGGSPMDCAKGIGIITAHGGHILDFEGVDTIRVPIPPLIFIPSTAGTSADISQFAIISDQQRRMKFSIISKAVVPDVSLIDPEVTMTMSPYLTACTGVDALVHAIEAFVSTGSGPLTDAHALEAMRLISSHLEALVANPTDGELRAQVMLGSMQAGLAFSNAILGAVHAMSHSLGGFLDLPHGLCNAMLLEHVVAYNYEAAPDRFKRVADAVGIDCRGLSQQQVKKALFQYLVDLKHAVGLGGTLGVMGVSRSDVPFLTNHALGDPCILTNPRRSSSRDVAVVYEEAL; this comes from the coding sequence ATGACTTCGCCGCTCACACAACTTCGTAAGTTTGTCGCTCCTGAAATTATTTTTGGCGACGGAGCGCGCCACGCGGCAGGCAACTACGTCACTACGTTCGGGGCAGAAAAAGTGCTCCTGGTCTCCGACCCTGGCGTGCTTCTGGCGGGTTGGGTAGCCGATATTGAAGCCAAGCTACTGGAAGCCAACATTGCCGTTGTGCGCTTTACCGCCGTATCACCTAATCCACGTGTCGATGAGATTATGGCCGGTGCCGAGCTCTACCGAGAAACCGGCTGCAAGGCGATCGTGGCCGTGGGCGGCGGCAGCCCCATGGACTGTGCCAAAGGGATTGGCATCATCACCGCCCACGGCGGACACATTCTTGATTTCGAAGGTGTGGATACGATTCGCGTGCCCATTCCGCCGCTAATTTTCATTCCCTCAACAGCGGGAACGTCGGCAGACATTTCTCAGTTTGCGATTATTTCCGACCAGCAGCGGCGCATGAAATTTTCGATTATCAGCAAGGCGGTGGTTCCTGACGTATCGCTGATCGACCCAGAAGTCACTATGACCATGTCACCCTATCTAACCGCATGTACAGGGGTCGACGCGCTGGTGCATGCCATCGAAGCGTTTGTTTCAACTGGCAGTGGCCCGCTTACCGATGCCCACGCCCTTGAAGCCATGCGCTTAATTAGCAGCCATCTCGAAGCACTGGTGGCGAACCCCACCGACGGCGAGCTACGTGCCCAAGTAATGCTGGGCAGCATGCAAGCGGGGCTGGCGTTTTCAAACGCGATTTTAGGCGCGGTACATGCGATGTCGCATAGTTTGGGCGGCTTCTTGGATTTACCCCACGGCTTATGCAACGCCATGCTGCTAGAACACGTGGTGGCCTATAACTACGAAGCCGCCCCCGACCGTTTTAAGCGGGTTGCCGACGCCGTGGGTATCGACTGTCGGGGGCTGTCACAGCAACAGGTCAAAAAAGCACTGTTTCAGTACTTAGTTGATTTAAAGCACGCAGTTGGCCTGGGAGGAACCCTCGGCGTAATGGGCGTCTCACGCAGCGACGTGCCGTTTCTCACCAACCATGCGCTTGGTGACCCTTGCATTCTGACCAACCCACGCCGTTCCAGCTCACGAGACGTAGCGGTGGTGTACGAAGAGGCGCTATGA
- a CDS encoding alpha/beta hydrolase family protein, producing the protein MLLTLADATEPTDTLAELHSDAQAIYWLARCPQTGGMQLWQWPADGNEPPRCAVEDAVGSRVNQYGGGSYTPLLGGVVWVRQYDQAIMQLDRHGASYCWQQRPQTAYGGLCADPKRQRVIAVEEDSQGQRLVAITDTSRTYKNRQVLVEGADFYGAAVLSDDGNYLAWVSWSLPYMPWQRSQLNLANIAADGTLQSFESWDFGAAISQPQFDPHNALICMSDHTGWWQPWQVNLATPVCLSSTPVDHITTPWQLGERQHVWRDKRQVYCQLHQGAAHLYRRCGEQVEALLTDPGRVASTTLADHGDYAIVQSATCGAQLIRFNENGSRRCLVGNVVGNVTQNLVTENSATAQWLETPVGNKGETVHGFFYSALANRAAPLIVRVHGGPTAAAYPIYDPLVAYWQQQGFHVLDINPRGSGNFGRRYRECLAGQWGISDTEDVIALVNAACTHFAIDTARCFIRGQSAGGFTALNALAATPLFAAATSLYGVTDALTLSAKTHRFESGYLGWLIGDETQLAQRSPTYHVTRCQRPLRALFIQGGKDAVVVPEQTHAMARHIELHGGEAQTLLFDNEYHGIRHPKARHTMLDRELAFYHSSHITTAPRS; encoded by the coding sequence ATGCTACTTACCCTGGCAGATGCTACCGAACCTACTGACACCTTGGCCGAGTTACACAGTGATGCCCAAGCTATTTACTGGCTGGCTCGCTGCCCGCAAACGGGCGGCATGCAACTTTGGCAGTGGCCCGCCGACGGCAACGAGCCGCCGCGCTGTGCAGTAGAAGATGCGGTGGGTAGCCGCGTGAATCAGTACGGCGGCGGCAGCTACACGCCCCTACTAGGGGGCGTCGTATGGGTGCGCCAGTACGATCAAGCCATCATGCAGCTCGACCGCCACGGTGCAAGCTACTGCTGGCAACAGCGCCCGCAAACAGCCTACGGTGGGCTGTGCGCCGACCCTAAGCGCCAGCGGGTGATTGCGGTAGAAGAGGATTCTCAAGGTCAACGGCTGGTCGCCATTACTGACACCAGCAGAACTTACAAGAACAGGCAAGTGCTGGTTGAAGGCGCTGACTTCTACGGCGCAGCGGTATTAAGCGATGACGGCAACTATTTAGCCTGGGTGAGCTGGTCACTGCCTTATATGCCCTGGCAGCGTAGTCAGTTGAACCTCGCAAACATCGCAGCCGACGGTACGCTTCAATCCTTTGAAAGCTGGGACTTCGGCGCGGCGATTAGCCAGCCACAGTTTGACCCTCACAACGCGCTAATTTGCATGAGCGATCACACTGGCTGGTGGCAACCCTGGCAGGTTAACTTAGCCACCCCCGTTTGCCTGAGCAGCACCCCGGTAGATCACATCACCACACCGTGGCAGTTGGGTGAGCGCCAGCACGTATGGCGAGATAAACGGCAGGTTTACTGCCAACTGCACCAGGGGGCAGCTCATCTGTATCGCCGTTGCGGCGAGCAGGTGGAAGCACTGCTAACAGACCCTGGCCGCGTGGCAAGCACTACGCTGGCAGATCACGGTGATTACGCCATAGTGCAAAGCGCTACCTGCGGCGCACAGCTTATTCGTTTCAACGAAAATGGCTCACGCAGATGCTTAGTGGGTAACGTCGTGGGTAACGTAACGCAAAACCTAGTGACTGAAAATTCCGCCACTGCACAATGGCTGGAAACCCCCGTTGGCAACAAAGGCGAAACGGTACACGGTTTTTTCTACTCAGCCTTAGCCAACCGCGCTGCACCGCTGATTGTGCGCGTTCATGGTGGTCCTACCGCCGCCGCCTACCCTATTTATGACCCGCTAGTAGCCTACTGGCAGCAACAGGGCTTTCACGTTTTAGATATCAACCCACGGGGCAGTGGCAATTTTGGCCGCCGCTATCGAGAATGTTTAGCCGGCCAGTGGGGGATAAGCGATACTGAGGATGTCATCGCACTGGTTAACGCCGCCTGCACACACTTTGCGATCGATACAGCGCGCTGCTTTATTCGTGGCCAAAGCGCTGGCGGGTTTACCGCCCTCAATGCCTTGGCGGCCACGCCGCTATTTGCAGCGGCCACCAGCCTGTACGGGGTAACCGATGCGTTGACGCTGTCGGCAAAAACACACCGCTTTGAATCCGGTTACCTGGGCTGGCTAATCGGAGACGAAACCCAGCTCGCCCAACGCAGCCCCACCTACCACGTCACCCGTTGCCAGCGCCCATTAAGGGCACTGTTTATCCAGGGTGGCAAAGACGCCGTCGTGGTGCCAGAGCAAACTCATGCCATGGCGCGGCATATCGAACTCCACGGTGGTGAGGCACAAACACTGTTGTTTGATAACGAATACCACGGTATTCGACACCCCAAAGCTCGCCACACCATGCTGGACCGAGAGCTAGCCTTTTATCACTCTAGCCACATAACGACAGCACCAAGGTCGTAG
- a CDS encoding quinoprotein relay system zinc metallohydrolase 1 — translation MKACFLAAFSTLLITPLAASEAVMFCERPLTAQSVAENTWMVEGLREELSTNNCGHIGNQAFITTPSGVILIDSGSSPHFGEALKTLIAQHTSHPVRWVLNTHHHPDHFFGNAAFDEAQHLTLASTRALMARDQDALIDNVERLTGRSLERLPIALPNVIEAGEITLGNYPLTLFAMSGHSGGDLVIMDHATDVLFLGDMGFYQRAAATAHSPSLQQWREELNDLRTLNASVAVPGHGPSAPPEMIIGQTTHYLEWLDQHLSDVASEGLGANHALAVEIPDSFSTMALTKYEFTRSVMQLYPRYEARLLWGTPH, via the coding sequence ATGAAGGCGTGTTTTCTAGCCGCCTTCAGTACCTTGCTGATCACGCCGCTGGCGGCCAGCGAAGCGGTGATGTTCTGCGAACGCCCGCTCACCGCCCAGTCGGTCGCGGAAAACACCTGGATGGTGGAAGGCTTAAGAGAAGAACTCTCCACCAACAACTGCGGCCATATTGGCAACCAAGCGTTTATAACGACGCCCAGTGGTGTCATCCTTATCGACAGCGGCAGCAGTCCACACTTTGGCGAAGCCCTCAAAACACTAATTGCCCAGCACACCTCTCACCCCGTACGCTGGGTCTTGAATACCCATCACCACCCCGACCACTTTTTTGGTAATGCCGCCTTTGACGAGGCACAACACCTCACCTTAGCCAGCACTCGTGCGTTGATGGCCCGCGACCAGGACGCATTGATCGATAACGTAGAGCGACTAACCGGGCGCAGCTTGGAGCGCTTGCCTATTGCCCTACCCAACGTGATCGAGGCCGGCGAGATAACCCTTGGAAACTACCCGCTCACGCTTTTCGCCATGAGCGGCCATAGCGGTGGAGACCTAGTGATTATGGATCATGCCACCGACGTGCTGTTTTTGGGCGACATGGGGTTCTACCAACGTGCTGCTGCCACTGCTCACAGCCCAAGCCTGCAACAGTGGCGGGAAGAACTGAACGATCTACGCACACTCAACGCCAGCGTCGCGGTACCCGGCCATGGGCCCAGTGCGCCGCCCGAAATGATCATTGGCCAAACCACGCATTACCTTGAATGGCTAGACCAACACCTAAGTGACGTGGCTAGCGAAGGGCTTGGTGCAAACCATGCCTTGGCCGTTGAAATTCCCGACTCGTTTAGCACCATGGCACTCACCAAATACGAGTTCACCCGCAGCGTAATGCAGCTTTACCCACGCTACGAAGCACGGCTGCTGTGGGGCACTCCACACTAA